A part of Paenibacillus donghaensis genomic DNA contains:
- a CDS encoding DUF3502 domain-containing protein, translating into MKRLKKNTVSSLVIALMFALTLSGCGGNNNTNNSASETSDLAATHSSASAATNADRPDNSKEVKLTGFLIGEAPKGLPEVLAAINEKLKKDINATLEINYIGWGDVASKYPLVLASGQDVDFIFAADWNYYISEANKGSFMPLNENMLQTYMPKYFAKQDPAAYKATIVNGKQYMIPTTTPDRKVGIVVLRKDILDRSGLENPTNLSELGPYFAELKKNHPEMTPLNLDSQYDLAQPFNALVNEKFAFTSAPIDSNNPSEVGTYTDSEDPAGRILSLTDEPVLSSFKYAAGIMKQWYDAGYVNKNPFANKVKSADNFLEGKAGVAFGNSLSISSMVTSAQNKGIETYIMPTLSPTGKSPSNSWLNNGVAIAANSANPERTLQALDLLMEDESYVNLAYYGIEGKNYITTADGKLGLPEGVNAENNSYPPDASGFWFVDKDFGKPSVTWPESYIELQSKVKNYLAPPTYLGFTFNTEKVKSEMANLKTVSSQYYQPIVIGGVKDVNKAFETLESKMKAAGIDKVKAEVEAQAAEFLKNRQ; encoded by the coding sequence GTGAAAAGGTTAAAGAAAAACACAGTTTCGTCTCTTGTAATCGCTTTAATGTTCGCGCTCACTCTTTCCGGATGTGGTGGCAACAACAATACGAACAACTCGGCAAGTGAAACGTCAGATCTGGCGGCAACCCATTCATCGGCATCGGCAGCAACAAATGCTGATAGACCGGACAACTCCAAGGAGGTCAAGCTTACTGGATTCCTGATTGGTGAAGCACCAAAAGGTTTGCCTGAAGTCTTGGCCGCAATCAATGAGAAACTCAAGAAAGACATTAACGCTACCCTTGAAATCAACTATATTGGCTGGGGAGATGTGGCTTCCAAATATCCGTTAGTGCTCGCTTCTGGTCAGGATGTGGATTTCATCTTTGCAGCCGACTGGAATTATTATATTTCGGAAGCCAACAAGGGATCTTTCATGCCACTTAATGAGAATATGCTCCAGACCTACATGCCGAAATACTTCGCCAAACAAGATCCTGCAGCATACAAGGCTACTATTGTTAACGGGAAGCAGTATATGATTCCGACGACTACCCCAGACCGGAAAGTAGGCATAGTTGTACTTCGAAAAGACATCCTGGATAGAAGCGGACTGGAGAATCCAACCAATCTTTCCGAACTGGGACCCTATTTTGCTGAACTTAAAAAGAATCATCCTGAAATGACCCCACTGAATCTGGATTCACAATATGATCTGGCTCAACCATTTAATGCTCTCGTTAATGAGAAGTTTGCATTTACAAGTGCGCCTATTGATTCCAATAATCCATCCGAAGTTGGTACTTACACCGACTCAGAGGATCCTGCAGGTAGAATTTTGAGTCTTACGGATGAACCGGTACTGAGCTCCTTTAAATATGCCGCCGGAATCATGAAGCAGTGGTATGATGCCGGTTATGTCAACAAAAATCCATTCGCCAATAAAGTGAAATCGGCGGATAACTTTCTTGAGGGGAAAGCAGGAGTAGCCTTCGGCAACTCCCTGAGCATTTCATCCATGGTAACATCTGCTCAGAATAAAGGTATAGAAACATACATTATGCCGACCCTTAGTCCTACAGGGAAATCCCCATCTAATAGCTGGTTGAACAACGGGGTGGCCATTGCCGCCAACTCTGCTAATCCTGAACGTACGCTGCAGGCACTTGATTTGTTAATGGAAGATGAGTCTTACGTTAACCTGGCGTATTACGGTATTGAAGGGAAGAATTATATAACTACGGCTGATGGTAAGTTGGGACTACCAGAAGGAGTCAATGCAGAGAATAACAGCTATCCGCCGGATGCATCTGGTTTCTGGTTTGTAGATAAGGATTTTGGCAAACCGAGTGTAACCTGGCCAGAATCTTATATTGAGTTACAAAGCAAGGTTAAGAATTATCTTGCTCCACCAACCTATCTAGGATTTACCTTTAATACAGAGAAGGTTAAATCCGAAATGGCAAACCTGAAGACTGTATCTTCGCAATACTATCAACCGATAGTTATCGGTGGAGTCAAAGATGTAAATAAAGCTTTTGAAACTCTGGAATCCAAAATGAAAGCAGCCGGAATTGACAAAGTAAAAGCAGAAGTTGAAGCTCAAGCCGCTGAGTTTTTGAAAAACAGACAATAA
- a CDS encoding efflux RND transporter periplasmic adaptor subunit: MKSTIKRIIKWVIIIAIIAAAGYLLYAKVFNKAEEVVSEVPMEVITFPVTQETITQSLQVKGTSKYEHETLVYAPFASKVTNWKVKNGDQVKKGDLLYTLDTSTLKNEIATQEATIRKAKLEAELNSFVSQQNEETITVGVSEAERLKSLAAQETGRISEDLNKVNADVQAREIAEKKKKIQSAIFQAPSSGIFLFESNSEPPQLVTDNQYIGKIVNLNKLEFIALVGEQELFRIKAGMKVTVKMTASKDAKLSGIVEKISKFATATSSKETASTQPPQFEVVISLESNELLIGGLSLNGEIETIRKENVTVLSNIAVIHEGDLSYVMLDKGNGKIERKEIKIGLETTDKVEVLSGLKAGDTVVLQ, translated from the coding sequence ATGAAGAGTACCATAAAGAGAATAATAAAGTGGGTTATTATCATAGCCATCATCGCTGCCGCAGGTTACTTGTTGTATGCAAAGGTTTTTAACAAGGCGGAGGAAGTAGTGAGCGAAGTACCGATGGAGGTCATTACTTTTCCGGTCACTCAAGAAACGATTACTCAATCCTTACAAGTTAAAGGGACATCCAAATATGAGCACGAGACCCTTGTGTACGCTCCGTTTGCCTCCAAGGTGACAAACTGGAAAGTAAAGAACGGTGATCAAGTGAAGAAGGGGGATCTGCTGTATACCCTTGATACCAGCACACTCAAGAATGAAATCGCAACCCAAGAGGCGACTATACGCAAGGCAAAGCTGGAAGCTGAACTAAATTCATTTGTTAGCCAGCAGAATGAAGAGACGATCACAGTTGGTGTATCCGAAGCAGAACGGCTAAAGAGTTTGGCTGCACAGGAGACAGGACGAATTAGCGAAGACCTAAATAAGGTGAATGCAGATGTTCAAGCGCGGGAGATAGCAGAGAAGAAGAAAAAGATCCAATCGGCGATTTTTCAGGCCCCTTCTTCTGGGATTTTCTTGTTCGAGAGTAATAGTGAGCCCCCACAATTAGTTACGGATAACCAGTATATTGGAAAAATTGTGAATTTAAATAAACTGGAGTTTATAGCTCTTGTGGGGGAACAGGAATTATTCCGTATTAAAGCTGGCATGAAGGTTACTGTCAAAATGACAGCGTCCAAGGATGCTAAGTTGTCTGGTATAGTGGAAAAAATTTCAAAATTCGCAACAGCTACATCAAGTAAAGAAACTGCTTCTACTCAACCTCCTCAGTTCGAAGTAGTTATTTCGCTCGAGTCGAATGAGCTTTTGATCGGTGGTCTTAGCTTGAACGGCGAAATTGAGACCATACGTAAAGAAAATGTCACTGTGCTTTCCAATATTGCTGTTATTCATGAAGGAGACCTTTCTTATGTTATGCTGGATAAAGGTAACGGAAAAATAGAACGAAAAGAAATAAAAATTGGATTGGAAACAACTGATAAGGTTGAAGTGCTGTCTGGACTAAAGGCTGGAGACACTGTAGTTCTTCAGTAG
- a CDS encoding discoidin domain-containing protein, with protein sequence MYTIQQDHSVVILDGMWRFALDPQDAGEQGKWYEGIQAVQQGSVQLPGTLSGNGIGESEQWEEGLSREAVRSLRQRHRYIGAAWYECEVIVPAGWAAKQLNFYFERVMFESALWVNGKYAGRQDSLSVPHQFDVTSLIVTGSVNRITVRIDNRDIHRLGAYPSAYTDETQTIWNGMIGKLELWASEAVRMAELRLYPDADNRRMTITGTWTNELNEDALAMVEVVAITKSGSRPHRVSPREFEFRIPARTDEAFRLDYDLGADARLWDEFEPHVYELQLHARINIGGEWLETEQSYPFGLRSIRSVGNQIQINGRNTLLRGTLECCIFPLTGHPPMDQAPWTRLFQIAKDYGLNHIRFHSWCPPEAAFDAADRLGIYVQAEGPVWMDTWNMPVGAHPEHYAYLPEEARRIVAAYGSHPSFCIFSNGNELNGDFNLLHQIAADLKASDEGRLYTLTTNWDRPLDPADDLFCAQTVDGTGARGQYFPEELAAATTLDFRSAIAKSPVPLITHEVGQYTVYPDVDEIESYSGVLRPVNLEAIKEDLLQKGMLGDIRKFVRGSGMLALQLYRDEIEAALRTPGLGGFQLLDLHDFPGQSTATVGILNAFWESKGLVEPEAFRQFCAPTVLLLRMPKRIYISGETFRASVDIAHFGSSGLPASDVEWTLAEESGRVLGSGIMRTGVLPCGSGLPIGEFETDALKEFDRNARLIVSLAIPCIGIRNEWPIWVYAVDSAATEISDSSIHVTDVFDEETERRLQAGDRVLFLAASANLIRSAPGKFYPVFWSSVHFSSENPCGIVVRHEHPAFQVFPTLDYAEYPWQDLLDRSVSVVFTGDDPFDPIVQVIPNFYHNRKMSNLFEYRVGQGRLLVCGIDIQQDLADRPAALALRQSLTGYMRSDAFRPNASIQIETLRELLNSRTTGQPDGWPVLTGGELAIGKEALSDSSLEAEHSPSKGNDGIEHTKWLAADEVAGHWWQVDLGKDRIISGTRVKFHQPGNFLYVIQVSSDGHEWKVMVNQTGQTSTEQIRTDRFNVTARYVRIVYNGLPASQKAGHYHFEVYGK encoded by the coding sequence ATGTATACAATTCAGCAGGATCATTCGGTAGTTATTTTAGACGGAATGTGGCGGTTTGCCCTCGACCCTCAAGATGCAGGCGAGCAGGGGAAATGGTATGAAGGTATACAGGCCGTGCAGCAGGGCAGCGTGCAGCTTCCTGGAACTTTATCCGGTAACGGCATTGGGGAGAGCGAGCAATGGGAGGAAGGATTGAGCCGGGAAGCGGTTCGTTCCCTTCGGCAGAGGCATCGATATATCGGTGCCGCCTGGTATGAATGTGAAGTCATAGTGCCCGCCGGTTGGGCGGCTAAACAACTGAACTTCTATTTTGAGCGTGTCATGTTCGAATCTGCCTTATGGGTGAACGGCAAGTATGCGGGACGGCAAGACAGCTTGTCTGTTCCCCATCAATTCGATGTGACGTCGCTTATTGTGACTGGAAGCGTTAATAGGATTACCGTACGGATTGATAACCGCGATATCCATCGTTTGGGTGCTTATCCGAGTGCATATACGGATGAGACGCAGACGATCTGGAACGGTATGATCGGCAAGCTGGAGCTCTGGGCTTCGGAAGCTGTCAGAATGGCCGAGTTACGGCTGTATCCGGACGCGGACAACAGGCGGATGACTATAACTGGAACATGGACAAATGAGTTGAATGAAGATGCATTGGCGATGGTCGAGGTTGTTGCTATTACGAAAAGCGGTTCACGTCCGCATCGCGTCTCTCCCCGCGAGTTCGAATTCCGCATTCCCGCCAGGACGGACGAAGCGTTCCGTCTTGATTATGATTTAGGAGCGGATGCGCGGCTGTGGGACGAATTCGAGCCTCATGTGTACGAGTTACAGCTCCATGCACGTATTAACATCGGAGGAGAGTGGCTGGAGACTGAGCAAAGCTATCCGTTTGGCTTGCGCTCCATCCGAAGTGTGGGCAATCAAATACAAATCAACGGCCGGAATACCTTGCTGCGTGGGACGCTGGAATGCTGCATTTTTCCGCTCACCGGCCATCCCCCGATGGATCAGGCGCCCTGGACCAGATTGTTTCAAATCGCCAAGGATTACGGTCTAAACCATATCCGTTTTCACTCCTGGTGTCCGCCAGAAGCTGCATTCGATGCTGCTGACAGACTCGGCATTTACGTGCAAGCGGAAGGTCCGGTATGGATGGATACCTGGAATATGCCTGTGGGTGCTCACCCTGAGCATTATGCTTATTTGCCGGAAGAAGCCCGCAGAATCGTTGCCGCGTATGGAAGTCATCCGTCTTTCTGCATTTTTAGCAACGGCAACGAGTTGAATGGAGATTTCAATCTTCTTCATCAAATCGCCGCTGACCTTAAGGCTTCGGATGAGGGAAGACTGTATACTTTAACGACGAATTGGGATCGGCCGCTAGACCCGGCGGACGACTTGTTCTGCGCACAGACAGTTGATGGTACGGGTGCGAGAGGACAGTATTTCCCCGAAGAGCTGGCTGCTGCCACAACGCTGGATTTCCGCTCCGCTATCGCCAAGAGCCCCGTACCCTTGATCACGCACGAGGTCGGACAGTATACGGTCTATCCCGACGTAGACGAGATTGAAAGCTACAGCGGCGTACTTCGCCCGGTGAATCTGGAAGCAATCAAGGAGGATCTTCTGCAGAAAGGGATGCTCGGTGACATCCGGAAATTCGTCCGCGGATCGGGGATGCTGGCGCTGCAGCTGTACCGGGATGAAATCGAAGCTGCGCTACGAACGCCAGGTTTAGGCGGCTTTCAATTACTCGATCTTCACGATTTCCCGGGTCAAAGCACGGCAACTGTCGGCATACTGAACGCGTTCTGGGAATCGAAAGGATTGGTTGAGCCGGAGGCATTCAGACAATTTTGCGCACCGACCGTGCTTTTGCTCCGCATGCCGAAACGGATTTACATCAGCGGTGAAACGTTCCGGGCCAGCGTGGATATCGCGCATTTCGGGAGTTCCGGACTGCCGGCATCTGATGTAGAGTGGACACTGGCAGAAGAATCCGGCCGTGTGCTCGGTAGCGGTATCATGCGAACGGGGGTGCTGCCCTGCGGTTCCGGGTTGCCGATCGGTGAATTTGAGACGGATGCGCTCAAGGAATTTGACCGGAACGCCCGGCTGATCGTTTCGTTGGCCATACCTTGCATCGGCATCCGGAATGAATGGCCGATTTGGGTATATGCTGTGGATTCGGCAGCAACTGAAATTTCAGATTCGTCCATTCATGTGACGGATGTATTCGACGAAGAGACGGAACGCAGGCTGCAGGCGGGGGACCGCGTGTTGTTCCTGGCTGCAAGTGCGAATTTGATCCGATCAGCGCCCGGGAAATTTTATCCTGTATTTTGGAGCTCGGTTCATTTCTCCAGCGAGAATCCATGCGGCATTGTCGTCCGGCATGAACATCCGGCGTTCCAAGTATTCCCGACACTCGATTACGCGGAGTATCCTTGGCAAGATCTATTGGACCGGTCCGTGTCGGTTGTCTTTACAGGAGATGATCCTTTCGATCCTATCGTGCAGGTGATACCGAACTTCTACCATAACCGGAAGATGTCCAATTTGTTTGAATACCGCGTTGGTCAAGGCAGACTTCTCGTCTGCGGCATTGATATCCAGCAGGATTTGGCGGATCGTCCAGCCGCATTAGCACTACGACAGAGCTTGACCGGTTATATGCGCAGTGATGCATTCCGTCCTAATGCTTCAATCCAGATCGAAACGCTTCGGGAATTATTGAACAGCCGTACGACAGGGCAACCGGATGGTTGGCCTGTGCTCACAGGAGGTGAACTGGCCATCGGCAAGGAGGCACTAAGCGATAGCAGCCTGGAAGCCGAACATTCGCCTTCCAAAGGAAACGACGGGATTGAGCATACGAAGTGGCTTGCAGCCGACGAGGTCGCCGGCCATTGGTGGCAGGTGGATTTGGGAAAGGACAGGATAATTAGCGGCACCAGGGTGAAGTTTCATCAACCAGGCAATTTTTTATATGTCATTCAAGTATCCAGTGACGGCCACGAATGGAAAGTCATGGTCAATCAGACAGGTCAAACGTCAACGGAGCAAATCCGAACGGACCGCTTCAACGTAACTGCGAGATACGTCCGGATTGTCTATAATGGATTGCCGGCTTCACAGAAGGCTGGACATTATCATTTTGAGGTATATGGGAAGTAA
- a CDS encoding helix-turn-helix domain-containing protein, giving the protein MSDSFTKDWLVMYTIAGQGYVNNGDESELLCTQGTITIISPGVRQDYYTVEGSVWEKFWAHFIPRITWMDWIPASNTVGPIYHHLIEDENTRQAIESAFRRVLSYKFSNTSLQDELTMNALEEIVLLVAGMHKVKKTVDPRIKEILGFLAKHYAEDHHIEDLAHKVCLSPSRLSHLFKEQVGDSIIETLTKYRLKQAENLLQYTLRSITDIALGVGFSSPDYFGRQFASFYGVTPSKFRNLHTEKRSEADQTPFSANDKKPDSRHG; this is encoded by the coding sequence ATGTCCGACTCCTTCACGAAAGACTGGCTCGTTATGTACACGATCGCAGGACAGGGTTATGTCAATAATGGGGATGAAAGTGAGCTCTTGTGCACACAAGGTACGATAACTATCATCTCTCCTGGAGTTAGACAGGACTACTATACCGTCGAAGGAAGCGTATGGGAGAAGTTCTGGGCGCATTTCATTCCGCGAATCACATGGATGGATTGGATTCCTGCCAGTAATACCGTGGGGCCAATCTATCATCACTTGATTGAAGACGAGAACACCCGGCAAGCGATTGAGTCTGCATTCCGCCGCGTGCTGTCCTACAAGTTCTCTAACACTTCCCTTCAAGATGAACTCACAATGAATGCATTAGAGGAAATTGTGCTGCTCGTCGCCGGGATGCATAAGGTGAAAAAGACGGTGGACCCTAGAATCAAGGAAATTCTCGGTTTTCTGGCCAAGCACTATGCGGAGGATCATCATATTGAAGATCTCGCCCACAAGGTTTGCTTGTCACCGTCGCGACTATCGCACTTGTTCAAAGAGCAGGTCGGCGACTCCATAATCGAGACGCTTACGAAATACAGGCTGAAGCAAGCGGAGAATCTCCTGCAGTATACGTTACGTTCGATCACTGACATCGCACTGGGCGTCGGATTCAGTTCTCCTGATTATTTCGGGAGGCAATTCGCAAGCTTCTACGGCGTCACTCCTTCCAAATTCCGAAACCTGCATACGGAGAAACGAAGTGAAGCCGATCAGACACCCTTCTCAGCGAATGATAAAAAGCCCGACAGTCGCCATGGGTGA
- a CDS encoding ABC transporter permease, producing MFVPIAIYYVIFSYIPMGGIVMAFQSYTLKGGLFSSPWVGFENFDYFFSSGKAWLVTRNTVVYNVIFLTAYTCFSLGAAIFLSEIQKKWFKKLSQTLMFLPYFISWVTVSAFVYNFLNYEYGIVNKMLEYFNIAALDIYSETSYWYILLPFLYVWKWVGYGSVLYLAAIVGIDQEIYEAATIDGATRFQKITKITLPLLKPTMIILILLGLGRIMRGEFDMFYQLIGNNGRLMDATDIIDTLAFRSLIGTADFGMASSVGVYQSVLTLIIILTANWLVRRYDKDQALF from the coding sequence ATGTTTGTGCCAATTGCGATTTACTATGTTATCTTCTCATATATCCCTATGGGCGGGATTGTAATGGCCTTTCAGTCTTATACGTTAAAGGGTGGATTATTTTCTAGCCCGTGGGTAGGGTTTGAGAACTTTGATTATTTTTTCTCGTCCGGCAAAGCCTGGCTCGTTACCCGCAATACAGTTGTTTATAATGTGATCTTCCTGACTGCATATACATGCTTTTCATTGGGAGCAGCTATTTTTTTATCTGAAATTCAAAAGAAGTGGTTTAAGAAACTCTCCCAAACGTTAATGTTTCTACCCTACTTTATCTCGTGGGTTACTGTTTCGGCCTTCGTGTATAACTTTCTGAATTATGAATACGGTATTGTCAATAAAATGCTGGAATATTTCAATATTGCGGCATTAGATATCTATTCGGAAACCAGTTACTGGTATATTCTTCTGCCGTTTCTCTATGTCTGGAAATGGGTTGGCTACGGCAGTGTTCTCTATCTGGCGGCCATAGTGGGTATTGATCAGGAAATATATGAAGCAGCAACGATTGATGGAGCTACCCGCTTCCAGAAAATAACGAAAATTACGCTGCCTCTTCTGAAACCGACAATGATCATTTTGATTCTGCTGGGGTTAGGCCGGATCATGCGCGGGGAATTTGATATGTTCTATCAGCTCATCGGCAACAACGGAAGACTCATGGACGCAACTGATATTATAGATACTCTGGCTTTCCGCTCTCTAATAGGCACTGCGGATTTCGGAATGGCATCCTCCGTTGGTGTGTATCAGTCCGTTCTTACACTGATTATTATCTTGACGGCGAACTGGCTTGTAAGACGATATGACAAAGATCAAGCCCTGTTTTAA
- a CDS encoding polysaccharide deacetylase family protein, whose protein sequence is MEEYKHFAHNIKRNHRIKRNRRILLFIVILLFIVGFNTMIVKKPTVDKHEVQSSIANKEEMTAVQKVISKKKDELHKGTKNVEALLKNDYEVEDIAFVEKYLKQQISGDMPDGANGEKIAYLSFDDGPSETVTPIILDVLKEAKVPATFFVLGREVDKSDVTKSLIKRMIEEGHAIANHSYSHNYDYLYPNKKVDLEHFMDDIEKTNNSLKTVLGEDFITRAVRYPGGHMTWAKNDPTGVASLDKALEAKGYHHVDWNVLPKDAEGAPKNAEELMREFTNTVAGREKAVILMHDTYGKEETAKALPEMIKYLKEHDYKFRIMK, encoded by the coding sequence ATGGAAGAGTATAAGCATTTTGCACATAATATAAAAAGAAACCACCGTATAAAGAGGAACCGGAGGATATTGTTGTTTATTGTGATTTTGCTGTTTATAGTTGGCTTTAATACGATGATCGTGAAGAAGCCAACGGTTGACAAACATGAAGTTCAATCTTCCATTGCAAATAAAGAAGAAATGACAGCAGTCCAAAAGGTGATTTCCAAGAAAAAGGATGAGCTTCATAAGGGTACAAAAAATGTAGAGGCTCTATTAAAAAATGATTATGAAGTTGAAGACATTGCCTTTGTTGAGAAGTATCTGAAGCAGCAAATTTCAGGGGATATGCCTGATGGGGCGAATGGAGAAAAAATTGCTTACTTATCATTTGATGACGGGCCCTCCGAAACCGTAACTCCAATAATACTGGATGTTTTAAAGGAAGCAAAGGTACCTGCAACTTTTTTTGTGCTGGGCCGGGAAGTGGATAAAAGTGATGTTACTAAAAGTTTGATCAAAAGAATGATTGAAGAAGGACATGCTATAGCCAATCATTCATATTCACATAATTATGATTATTTGTATCCCAATAAGAAGGTAGATTTAGAACATTTTATGGATGACATCGAGAAGACTAATAATTCCTTAAAAACCGTATTAGGAGAAGATTTCATCACCAGGGCAGTCAGGTATCCTGGCGGTCATATGACATGGGCAAAAAATGATCCAACAGGTGTAGCTTCACTGGATAAAGCCCTAGAAGCCAAGGGTTATCACCACGTAGATTGGAATGTATTGCCGAAAGATGCAGAAGGTGCACCCAAGAACGCAGAAGAATTAATGCGTGAATTCACGAATACAGTAGCAGGCAGAGAGAAAGCTGTGATATTAATGCACGATACTTATGGCAAGGAAGAGACCGCTAAGGCTTTGCCGGAAATGATAAAGTATCTGAAAGAACATGACTACAAATTCAGAATAATGAAATAA
- a CDS encoding ABC transporter permease: MRIRDITSLAWDQIKRRKVVTALCMTGISIGCASLIVAMSVGESAQQYSLDEMNRNFKMNEITVKPNEGISTKGSGTSEKGNFDRGKLTRQKLELIKKLPYVTAVAPFMQIESLEMITIDNKINYVEVIGTDLQSLTSFDKTFVQGGASDSGAQLY; the protein is encoded by the coding sequence ATGCGTATTCGTGACATTACAAGCTTGGCTTGGGATCAAATTAAAAGACGTAAAGTAGTCACGGCATTGTGCATGACAGGGATTTCGATAGGTTGTGCTTCTCTCATAGTCGCCATGAGTGTTGGAGAATCTGCACAACAGTATTCCTTAGATGAGATGAACAGGAACTTCAAGATGAATGAAATCACCGTCAAACCAAATGAAGGGATATCTACAAAAGGCAGCGGCACTTCGGAAAAAGGGAACTTTGATAGAGGAAAGCTGACCAGACAGAAGTTAGAGCTTATTAAGAAACTCCCATATGTTACAGCAGTAGCACCTTTTATGCAGATTGAAAGCCTTGAGATGATCACGATAGACAATAAAATTAACTATGTAGAGGTCATTGGCACGGATCTCCAATCACTCACCAGCTTTGACAAAACTTTTGTACAGGGAGGCGCTTCAGATTCGGGGGCACAGTTGTATTAA
- a CDS encoding ABC transporter permease, translated as MDSETVKKMMERLQEDPYNDSLLQQFNKLNMMPSKLYQQQIQYQYYNAEFKKNTLSSSLRVIGILTQQNGAREEDAAYDKKAYVSLETAQLLSEEFSLRGESSEVPGYDSILVKVDSQDNVAQVERQIQKLILSTETNLHHQVEVNEKFNMIKKTALGIGLFILVIASISIIVAMTMSTHQRRRQIGIMKVLGSNLWQIRNMFIAEAALLGLLGGGIGVLISYLTISGVNELLATTSIIPLESQRQG; from the coding sequence ATGGATAGCGAAACGGTCAAAAAGATGATGGAGAGGTTACAAGAAGATCCTTATAATGATAGCTTATTACAACAATTCAATAAACTGAACATGATGCCTTCGAAATTATACCAGCAGCAAATTCAATATCAGTATTATAATGCGGAGTTCAAAAAAAACACTCTCAGCTCTTCTCTTCGTGTCATTGGAATACTAACACAGCAAAATGGAGCTAGAGAGGAGGATGCTGCTTACGATAAGAAAGCCTATGTTTCGCTGGAAACTGCACAATTGCTTTCAGAAGAGTTTAGTTTAAGAGGGGAGTCTTCAGAGGTACCAGGCTATGATTCAATTCTGGTTAAGGTAGACAGTCAGGATAATGTTGCACAAGTAGAAAGGCAAATTCAAAAGCTGATCTTGTCTACAGAAACAAACTTACACCATCAAGTCGAAGTGAATGAGAAGTTCAACATGATCAAAAAGACGGCCCTCGGAATTGGTTTGTTCATTCTTGTGATTGCTTCTATATCTATTATTGTAGCGATGACCATGTCCACCCATCAGCGGCGCAGACAGATCGGTATTATGAAAGTTCTGGGTTCTAATTTATGGCAAATACGTAATATGTTTATCGCTGAGGCTGCATTGCTGGGATTGCTTGGCGGGGGGATCGGGGTGTTGATTTCTTATTTAACCATATCTGGAGTGAATGAGTTGCTTGCAACAACATCTATTATCCCCTTGGAGAGTCAACGACAGGGATGA
- a CDS encoding glycoside hydrolase family 2 TIM barrel-domain containing protein translates to MDIIEELRCNSIRGSNYPQSAYWLDLLDERALCSGVRSCFDHVQHMTDPLVHERAMHMLEEMISYNFNHPSVLFWSVHNECDTNTSEGLGFTKLLTDRVRELDNSRLITYTTHRQAVWIPVCESRTKWINDSNDSVFRE, encoded by the coding sequence TTGGATATTATCGAAGAATTGCGCTGCAATAGCATTAGAGGGTCCAATTATCCACAAAGTGCATATTGGCTTGACCTGCTTGACGAGCGGGCATTGTGTTCTGGAGTGAGATCCTGCTTTGATCATGTCCAGCATATGACAGATCCGCTAGTCCACGAGCGTGCCATGCACATGCTGGAGGAAATGATCTCGTATAACTTCAATCATCCTAGTGTGCTATTCTGGTCCGTTCATAATGAATGTGATACAAATACGTCAGAAGGTCTTGGGTTCACAAAGCTGCTTACCGATCGTGTCCGCGAGCTAGATAACAGCAGACTTATCACCTATACTACACATCGGCAGGCAGTTTGGATACCCGTATGTGAGAGTCGGACGAAGTGGATTAATGATAGTAATGATAGTGTGTTTAGGGAGTGA
- a CDS encoding beta-galactosidase, with translation MNGKEIKTYANSFSCVIWQSLYVIMIRSGPFCHAEIRNGGMRSGYSAVRLRFAPMMKVIWRMCGGWTQKLAYRSQGLLYKEGGPIIGTQIENEHNHLSAQWGQTTGINNMWLNGGSNGNEDMLRLRNMATRHV, from the coding sequence TTGAATGGGAAGGAAATAAAGACTTACGCAAATTCATTCAGCTGTGTGATCTGGCAGAGTCTGTATGTCATCATGATCCGCAGTGGACCTTTCTGTCATGCTGAGATCCGCAACGGCGGCATGCGGAGTGGCTATTCGGCCGTCCGTTTGAGATTCGCTCCAATGATGAAGGTTATCTGGCGTATGTGCGGAGGCTGGACACAGAAATTGGCCTACAGATCCCAAGGCTTACTGTATAAAGAGGGAGGCCCAATCATCGGCACCCAAATTGAGAATGAACATAACCATCTCTCGGCACAGTGGGGCCAGACAACTGGCATCAACAATATGTGGCTTAATGGCGGCAGTAACGGTAATGAAGATATGCTGCGGCTAAGGAACATGGCGACCAGACATGTATAG